One Corynebacterium tuberculostearicum DNA window includes the following coding sequences:
- a CDS encoding glycerol-3-phosphate dehydrogenase/oxidase, whose translation MTQQSNQSFNPEYFENLWNGYADEDYDVVIIGGGSVGAGAAADAATRGLKTAVIEARDFAAGTSSRSSKMFHGGLRYLAMFDFRLVAESLKERELNMSTLAPHLVKPLKFIFPLTHHVWERVMMFGGFTLYDLMGGSKSVPMQKHLTRKGVLKVTPGLKDDAIVGGVRYYDTLVDDARHTMTVLRTAAEYGADVRTNTEVIGFDKDRGGRIVGAKVRDTATGRETTVRGKVFINATGVWNDKIQEMAGVEGKFTVHASKGVHIVVPKNALDADAALCFVTEKSVLFVIPWGEYWIIGTTDTDWEKGLSLPDPAPTKSDIDYILDQVNQRVRRKITRDDIVGVYSGLRPLLSGKSDSTTNLSRNHAVARVAPGMVSVAGGKYTTYRVIGKDAVDLAVKELGTKVPESITEQTPILGAAGYHALANQVPSLARRYNLSEKFIEHLLGRYGSLLGEVLAPAVEDASLLEPVPGAESYLWAEVRYAVTHEGALHLEDILSRRLRIAIEFGDRGVNAAPAVADFVAPLLGWSDADKEREVSQFKAHTQAELEAEAAVTDREANDILVRAGSARPTQNEV comes from the coding sequence ATGACCCAGCAAAGCAACCAATCCTTTAACCCCGAATACTTTGAAAATCTATGGAATGGGTACGCGGATGAGGACTACGACGTAGTCATCATCGGTGGCGGTTCCGTAGGCGCTGGTGCGGCAGCGGACGCCGCTACCCGCGGCCTCAAGACCGCCGTCATTGAGGCGCGCGACTTCGCCGCAGGTACCTCTTCTCGCTCCTCCAAGATGTTCCACGGTGGCCTGCGCTACCTGGCCATGTTTGACTTCCGCCTGGTGGCGGAGTCCCTCAAGGAGCGCGAGCTGAACATGTCCACCCTGGCACCCCACCTGGTGAAGCCGCTGAAGTTTATCTTCCCGCTGACCCACCACGTATGGGAGCGCGTGATGATGTTCGGTGGCTTTACTCTTTATGACCTCATGGGTGGCTCGAAGAGCGTGCCAATGCAAAAGCACCTCACCCGCAAGGGCGTGCTGAAGGTGACCCCGGGTCTGAAGGACGATGCCATTGTGGGCGGCGTGCGCTACTACGACACCTTGGTTGATGACGCCCGCCACACCATGACCGTGCTGCGTACCGCCGCCGAGTACGGTGCCGACGTGCGTACCAATACCGAGGTCATTGGCTTTGACAAGGACCGCGGCGGCCGCATCGTAGGCGCCAAGGTGCGCGATACCGCCACCGGCCGCGAGACCACCGTGCGCGGCAAGGTCTTTATCAACGCCACCGGTGTGTGGAATGACAAGATTCAAGAGATGGCCGGCGTGGAGGGCAAGTTCACCGTTCACGCCTCCAAGGGCGTGCACATCGTCGTGCCGAAGAATGCGCTCGATGCAGACGCAGCCCTGTGCTTCGTCACCGAAAAGTCCGTCCTCTTCGTTATCCCGTGGGGCGAGTACTGGATTATCGGTACCACCGATACCGATTGGGAAAAGGGCCTCTCTTTGCCAGATCCGGCACCAACCAAGTCCGATATCGACTACATCTTGGACCAGGTTAACCAGCGCGTTCGCCGCAAGATCACCCGCGATGACATCGTGGGCGTCTACTCCGGACTGCGCCCGCTGCTGTCCGGCAAGTCCGATTCCACCACCAACCTTTCCCGCAACCACGCGGTTGCGCGCGTGGCCCCAGGTATGGTCTCTGTCGCCGGCGGTAAGTACACCACGTACCGCGTCATCGGTAAGGATGCCGTGGACCTGGCGGTGAAGGAACTGGGTACCAAGGTCCCAGAGTCCATCACCGAGCAAACCCCGATCCTGGGCGCCGCCGGCTATCATGCCTTGGCCAACCAGGTCCCATCCTTGGCTCGTCGCTATAACCTGAGCGAGAAGTTCATTGAGCACCTGCTCGGCCGTTATGGCTCCCTGCTGGGTGAGGTTTTGGCACCGGCAGTTGAGGATGCCTCCCTGCTCGAGCCAGTTCCTGGTGCCGAGTCCTACTTGTGGGCCGAGGTCCGCTACGCCGTCACCCACGAGGGTGCATTGCACTTGGAAGACATCTTGTCCCGCCGCCTGCGCATCGCCATCGAGTTCGGTGACCGCGGTGTGAACGCCGCCCCGGCCGTTGCTGATTTTGTAGCACCGCTGCTGGGCTGGAGCGACGCCGACAAGGAGCGCGAGGTATCCCAATTCAAGGCCCACACGCAGGCCGAACTTGAAGCAGAAGCTGCGGTAACTGACCGTGAGGCCAATGACATTTTGGTGCGCGCAGGATCCGCCCGACCCACCCAAAACGAGGTATAA
- a CDS encoding MIP/aquaporin family protein: MTGFDAFLWEFIGTALLLLLGNGVCALVNLRTSGARGSDWIVIALGWGMAVFVGASVADPTGGHLNPAVTVMLAVNGSLEWSLVPYYFLGQILGAILGAILAWAAFKQLFDANNYDDAGNVTGANKDTNGIFFTKPAHPKNGWNAVTEFIATCVLLMFIAFGPTGGELGPMSYFAVAFVVVSVGLSLGTPTGYAINPVRDLGPRIAYAFILPIQDKGSANWGYAWVPIVAPLVAAVAVGLLSVAL; encoded by the coding sequence ATGACCGGATTTGATGCATTCCTGTGGGAGTTTATCGGCACTGCGTTGCTGCTCCTTCTAGGTAACGGCGTATGTGCGCTGGTAAACCTGCGCACCTCTGGCGCGCGCGGTTCCGATTGGATCGTTATCGCCCTGGGTTGGGGCATGGCGGTTTTCGTCGGCGCGAGCGTGGCCGATCCCACGGGCGGGCACCTCAACCCCGCCGTCACCGTAATGTTGGCCGTCAATGGCTCGCTCGAGTGGTCCCTGGTCCCGTACTACTTCCTGGGCCAGATCCTCGGCGCTATCTTGGGTGCCATCCTGGCATGGGCTGCGTTCAAGCAGCTTTTCGACGCCAATAATTACGACGACGCCGGAAACGTCACCGGCGCCAATAAGGACACCAACGGTATCTTCTTTACCAAGCCGGCACATCCTAAGAACGGCTGGAATGCGGTGACGGAGTTCATCGCCACCTGCGTACTGTTGATGTTCATCGCCTTCGGCCCCACCGGCGGCGAGCTTGGCCCAATGAGCTACTTTGCCGTTGCTTTCGTTGTGGTGTCGGTCGGCCTGTCCCTGGGTACCCCTACGGGTTATGCCATCAATCCGGTCCGTGACCTGGGCCCGCGAATTGCTTATGCATTCATCTTGCCCATCCAGGACAAAGGCAGCGCGAACTGGGGTTATGCTTGGGTCCCCATCGTGGCCCCATTGGTCGCGGCCGTAGCCGTTGGCCTGTTGTCCGTTGCGCTCTAA
- the glpK gene encoding glycerol kinase GlpK encodes MTNKKYVAAIDQGTTSTRCIIFDHNGEQAAVGQLEHEQIFPEKGWVEHDPEEIWSNTRRAVGEALANGDITVEDIDSVGITNQRETTVVWDKHTGKPVYNAIVWQDTRTTAICKELSGEEGPEKWRRRTGLIINSYPAGPKVKWILDNVEGARERAEAGDLLFGTIDSWLLWNLTGGAEGDAGREALHATDVTNASRTLLMDIEKLEWDEELCKEMGIPMSMLPEIRPSLGDFRTVRERGSLSGVPIRAILGDQQSAMFGQGCFRAGSAKNTYGTGLFLLLNTGTTPKFSENGLLTTVCFQREGERPVYALEGSVSMGGSLVQWLRDNLQIIPNAASIENLAREVKDNGGVYIVPAFSGLFAPYWRPDARGVIVGLTRFANRKHLARAVLESTAYQTRDVADAMVADSGVEITELRVDGGMTMNELLMQFQSDILGVEVHRPKNIETTATGAAFAAGLDHGFWDDLSVLGSQAGDMKVFKPKRDKEEVEALYRDWKRAIKRSLEWEDNEDEDLNF; translated from the coding sequence ATGACTAACAAGAAATACGTCGCCGCTATCGACCAGGGAACCACGTCGACGCGCTGCATCATCTTTGACCACAACGGCGAGCAGGCTGCCGTTGGCCAGCTCGAGCACGAGCAGATCTTCCCGGAAAAAGGCTGGGTAGAACACGATCCGGAAGAAATCTGGAGCAATACCCGTCGCGCCGTCGGTGAGGCTCTTGCCAATGGCGACATCACCGTGGAAGACATTGACTCGGTAGGTATCACCAACCAGCGTGAGACCACCGTGGTGTGGGATAAGCACACCGGCAAGCCGGTCTACAACGCCATTGTCTGGCAAGATACCCGTACCACCGCCATTTGTAAGGAACTCTCGGGTGAGGAAGGACCAGAAAAGTGGCGCCGCCGCACTGGTCTAATCATCAACTCCTACCCGGCGGGACCGAAGGTGAAGTGGATCCTCGATAACGTCGAAGGTGCCCGCGAGCGTGCTGAGGCAGGCGACCTGCTCTTCGGCACCATCGATAGCTGGCTGCTGTGGAACCTCACCGGCGGCGCCGAGGGCGATGCCGGCCGCGAAGCGCTGCACGCCACCGACGTCACCAACGCCTCCCGCACCTTGCTTATGGACATCGAAAAGCTGGAGTGGGATGAGGAATTGTGTAAGGAAATGGGCATCCCGATGTCCATGCTGCCGGAGATTCGCCCGTCCCTGGGTGATTTCCGTACCGTGCGTGAGCGCGGCTCGCTTTCCGGCGTTCCTATCCGCGCCATCCTGGGTGACCAGCAGTCCGCGATGTTCGGCCAGGGTTGCTTCCGTGCAGGTTCCGCAAAAAATACCTACGGAACCGGCCTGTTCCTCCTGCTGAATACGGGTACCACCCCGAAGTTCTCCGAGAACGGCCTGCTGACCACCGTCTGCTTCCAGCGCGAGGGCGAGCGCCCCGTGTACGCCCTCGAGGGCTCTGTATCCATGGGCGGTTCCCTGGTGCAGTGGCTGCGCGATAACCTGCAGATCATCCCCAATGCTGCGTCCATCGAAAACCTCGCGCGTGAAGTTAAGGACAACGGCGGCGTTTATATCGTGCCGGCCTTCTCCGGACTCTTCGCTCCGTACTGGCGCCCGGATGCCCGCGGCGTCATCGTGGGTCTGACTCGCTTTGCTAACCGCAAGCATTTGGCTCGCGCCGTGCTCGAATCCACCGCGTACCAGACGCGCGATGTTGCCGACGCCATGGTGGCGGACTCCGGCGTGGAGATTACCGAGCTGCGCGTGGATGGTGGCATGACCATGAATGAACTGCTGATGCAGTTCCAGTCCGATATCCTCGGCGTGGAAGTACACCGCCCGAAGAATATCGAGACCACCGCCACCGGTGCTGCCTTCGCGGCAGGCCTGGACCATGGCTTCTGGGATGACCTCAGCGTCTTGGGCAGCCAGGCCGGAGACATGAAGGTATTCAAGCCGAAGCGCGACAAGGAAGAGGTAGAGGCACTCTACCGCGATTGGAAGCGCGCTATTAAGCGCTCCCTGGAGTGGGAGGATAACGAGGACGAGGACCTGAACTTCTAA
- a CDS encoding Cof-type HAD-IIB family hydrolase, translating to MENFPARAPRLIASDIDGTLLDRNHRVPRRNRDAVARAVQQGAYFALSTGRPFRWIAPVLEQLPVRPVCVTSNGAVLYDSAEDRVMSAHELSPAALAEVVDVAQTVLGTVGFGAERAGGSLADAVEDLFVVERHYSENALFEGFGVVSMGELVGQPAVKFLIRNTDYSAPELYELIAPHIDPELAHLTYSMQEGILEVAAPNVTKRRGVEWLAEHTGVAQQETIAFGDMPNDIEMLTWAGCGVAMENAHPEVKAAADAVTVANHQAGVAKVLERWF from the coding sequence ATGGAGAATTTCCCAGCCCGCGCGCCTCGCCTCATCGCGAGCGATATTGACGGCACCCTGCTGGACCGCAACCATCGCGTCCCGCGTCGCAATCGTGACGCCGTGGCGCGGGCAGTCCAACAGGGTGCCTATTTTGCGCTTTCTACCGGTCGTCCGTTCCGCTGGATTGCCCCGGTGCTGGAGCAGCTGCCCGTGCGGCCGGTATGCGTAACCTCGAACGGTGCTGTGTTGTATGACTCCGCGGAGGATCGGGTGATGTCTGCCCATGAGCTTTCGCCCGCCGCGTTGGCGGAAGTGGTGGACGTGGCCCAGACGGTACTGGGCACCGTAGGCTTTGGCGCGGAGCGGGCAGGGGGCTCGCTTGCCGACGCCGTCGAGGACCTCTTCGTAGTCGAGCGCCACTATTCCGAAAACGCCCTGTTTGAGGGCTTCGGCGTGGTCAGCATGGGCGAGCTAGTGGGGCAGCCGGCGGTAAAGTTCCTCATCCGCAACACGGACTACTCCGCCCCAGAGCTCTATGAGCTCATTGCGCCGCACATCGATCCGGAGCTTGCGCACCTGACCTATTCCATGCAGGAAGGAATCTTGGAGGTTGCCGCGCCCAATGTGACTAAGCGCCGCGGGGTGGAATGGCTGGCGGAGCACACCGGCGTCGCCCAGCAGGAGACTATTGCCTTTGGGGATATGCCCAACGATATAGAGATGCTGACGTGGGCCGGCTGTGGTGTGGCCATGGAAAACGCCCACCCGGAGGTTAAGGCGGCCGCGGATGCGGTCACCGTGGCTAACCACCAGGCGGGCGTCGCTAAGGTGCTAGAGCGCTGGTTCTAG
- a CDS encoding N-acetylmuramoyl-L-alanine amidase yields MQQRRRLVPTRSKWSTPVIAAVTSIALAVTAAFGGQQVLKTQDSGNGGPIEVKNSSSSFSDGESIVVDDPAVAAQGDGESRRAVKQFHRDETFNMFAVTWEGKRDINSFVRSKQQDGSWSEWLPMDAMNYTEGKNGTELIFVGDTNDVQVSMANVDLVTGSNLDKKEDSLLDKAAKGADANRPAPLAYNVGDISPVADERTQVADLDAVFIDGNAQEGEAIEPTAETAGMPKVVTRAGWGADESKRCQQPTYDDGLKALTLHHTAGTNNYTRAQAAAQVRGAYDYHAQTLGWCDIGYNVLVDKFGTIYEGRYGGLDKAVQGAHVGGFNSNNWGISMIGNYETAEPSREMLNSVAEIAGWKAAISGIDPMGKASLYSGGFNGSKFPAGTTATVPSFAGHNDFHYTACPGQYTTRHWDEIRKNTKRKADAIKSGKNSTDLNWQESPQPNTPKTPQQVGEEITSSLGDVEVPVSTISALAGIAAAVFGVLIASDRVQKPDTDQQVAGNLTTGDIPEIVNKVVQVSSNEGLKESWTSVLNAFGPVLGLAVGGPDTTDGGKILYQLFQNGVVLSSKESGTKALTGEIAKKWSEGDNASKLGLPTSNEEKNGKEIRVKFQGGEIVYNTETEKVDIFTD; encoded by the coding sequence GTGCAACAACGACGTCGACTAGTACCCACCAGGTCAAAATGGTCCACCCCCGTCATCGCGGCGGTCACCTCCATCGCGCTCGCCGTGACGGCCGCATTCGGCGGACAGCAAGTTCTCAAGACCCAAGACTCCGGCAACGGCGGCCCCATTGAGGTCAAAAATTCCTCCTCTAGCTTCAGTGACGGCGAATCCATCGTCGTCGATGACCCAGCCGTAGCCGCTCAGGGCGACGGCGAAAGCCGCCGCGCGGTCAAGCAGTTCCACCGCGACGAAACCTTCAATATGTTCGCCGTCACCTGGGAAGGCAAGCGAGATATCAACTCCTTCGTCCGCTCCAAGCAGCAGGACGGTTCCTGGAGCGAGTGGCTGCCCATGGATGCAATGAATTACACCGAGGGCAAGAACGGCACCGAACTCATCTTCGTGGGCGATACCAACGATGTGCAGGTTTCCATGGCCAACGTTGACCTCGTGACTGGTTCTAACCTGGATAAGAAGGAAGACTCCCTCCTAGACAAGGCCGCCAAGGGCGCTGATGCCAACCGCCCCGCGCCGCTTGCGTACAACGTCGGCGATATCTCCCCCGTGGCCGATGAGCGCACCCAGGTTGCGGATCTCGACGCCGTGTTTATCGACGGCAACGCCCAAGAAGGCGAAGCCATCGAGCCCACCGCAGAAACCGCGGGCATGCCCAAGGTAGTCACCCGCGCTGGCTGGGGAGCAGACGAATCTAAGCGCTGCCAGCAGCCAACCTACGATGATGGCTTGAAAGCCCTGACCCTGCACCACACCGCGGGTACCAATAACTACACCCGCGCACAGGCAGCGGCACAGGTACGCGGTGCCTACGACTACCATGCGCAGACCCTGGGCTGGTGCGATATCGGATACAACGTGCTGGTGGATAAATTCGGCACCATCTACGAAGGCCGCTACGGCGGTCTGGACAAGGCCGTACAGGGCGCCCACGTGGGTGGCTTCAACTCCAATAACTGGGGCATTTCCATGATTGGCAACTACGAGACAGCAGAGCCGTCTCGTGAGATGCTCAACTCCGTGGCCGAGATTGCTGGCTGGAAGGCCGCTATTTCTGGCATCGATCCAATGGGCAAGGCCAGCTTGTACTCCGGCGGATTCAACGGCTCCAAGTTCCCTGCAGGAACCACGGCCACCGTGCCGTCCTTCGCGGGACACAATGATTTCCACTACACGGCTTGCCCGGGCCAGTACACCACGCGCCACTGGGACGAGATTCGAAAGAATACCAAGCGCAAGGCGGATGCCATCAAGTCCGGCAAGAACAGCACGGACCTGAACTGGCAAGAGTCTCCACAGCCCAATACTCCCAAGACCCCGCAACAGGTAGGTGAGGAAATCACGTCCTCGCTGGGCGACGTCGAGGTACCGGTCTCCACCATCTCCGCCCTCGCTGGAATCGCTGCCGCAGTCTTCGGCGTGCTCATCGCCAGCGACCGCGTACAAAAGCCAGACACCGATCAGCAGGTGGCGGGCAACCTGACCACCGGCGATATCCCGGAGATTGTCAATAAGGTTGTCCAGGTCTCCAGCAACGAAGGCCTGAAGGAATCTTGGACCTCCGTCCTCAACGCTTTCGGTCCAGTCCTAGGCCTGGCAGTCGGCGGCCCGGACACCACCGATGGCGGCAAGATCCTTTACCAGCTCTTCCAAAATGGCGTGGTGCTCTCCTCCAAGGAGTCCGGCACCAAGGCCCTGACGGGTGAGATTGCCAAGAAGTGGTCCGAGGGCGATAATGCCTCCAAGCTCGGCCTGCCTACCTCCAACGAGGAAAAGAATGGCAAGGAAATCCGCGTGAAGTTCCAGGGTGGCGAGATTGTCTACAACACCGAAACGGAAAAGGTAGACATCTTCACCGACTAG
- the glf gene encoding UDP-galactopyranose mutase — MTSYDLIVVGSGFFGLTVAERAASQLDKKVLIVERRNHLGGNAYSEAEPTTGIEVHKYGAHLFHTSNKRVWDYCNKFTDFTDYQHRVFAMHDGTAYQFPMGLGLINQFFGRYYSPDEARQLIKDQAGEFSPEEAQNLEEKAISLIGRPLYEAFIRDYTAKQWQTDPKELPAANITRLPVRYTFNNRYFNDTYEGLPVDGYAAWLENMADHDNIEVRLDTDWFEVREELRAESPDAPVVYTGPLDRYFDFAEGELGWRTLDFDLEVLDTGDFQGTPVMNYNDADVDYTRIHEFRHFHPERKDKYPKDKTVIMKEYSRFADKGDEPYYPINTPEDRTKLEAYRKLAAQESKDNKVLFGGRLGTYQYLDMHMAIGSALSMFDNKLAPFWNEGKAIEQERGH; from the coding sequence ATGACTTCTTATGACCTCATCGTTGTTGGCTCTGGATTTTTTGGTCTAACGGTTGCCGAGCGCGCCGCTAGCCAGCTGGATAAGAAGGTGCTCATTGTGGAGCGCCGCAATCACCTCGGCGGCAATGCCTATTCCGAGGCCGAACCCACCACCGGAATCGAGGTGCACAAGTACGGTGCGCACCTCTTCCATACCTCTAATAAGCGCGTGTGGGACTACTGCAATAAGTTCACCGATTTCACCGACTACCAGCACCGCGTGTTTGCCATGCACGATGGCACCGCCTACCAATTCCCAATGGGCCTGGGTCTTATCAACCAGTTCTTTGGCCGCTACTACTCACCGGATGAGGCCCGCCAGCTCATTAAGGACCAGGCCGGCGAATTCTCCCCGGAAGAGGCACAAAACCTGGAGGAAAAGGCCATCTCGCTCATCGGTCGCCCACTGTATGAGGCCTTCATCCGCGATTACACCGCAAAGCAGTGGCAGACAGATCCGAAGGAGCTGCCAGCCGCGAATATCACCCGCCTGCCGGTGCGCTATACCTTCAATAACCGCTACTTCAACGACACCTATGAGGGCCTGCCGGTCGACGGCTACGCGGCATGGCTAGAAAACATGGCTGACCACGACAATATTGAGGTCCGCCTGGATACCGATTGGTTCGAGGTGCGCGAAGAGCTGCGCGCCGAGTCCCCAGATGCGCCCGTGGTCTACACCGGCCCACTGGATCGCTACTTTGATTTTGCCGAGGGCGAGCTGGGGTGGCGCACCCTAGACTTTGACTTGGAGGTGCTGGATACCGGCGACTTCCAGGGCACCCCGGTGATGAACTACAACGATGCGGACGTGGATTACACCCGCATCCATGAGTTCCGCCACTTCCACCCGGAGCGCAAGGATAAGTACCCGAAGGATAAGACGGTCATCATGAAGGAGTATTCGCGCTTCGCCGACAAGGGCGATGAGCCGTACTACCCCATCAATACCCCAGAGGACCGCACCAAGCTGGAGGCTTACCGTAAGCTCGCCGCTCAGGAGTCGAAGGATAATAAGGTTCTCTTCGGTGGCCGCTTGGGCACCTACCAGTACCTGGATATGCACATGGCTATCGGTTCCGCGCTGTCCATGTTTGATAATAAGCTCGCACCATTTTGGAACGAGGGCAAGGCTATCGAACAGGAGCGTGGCCACTAA